The genome window CGCACAACGGCACACCACACCGCACAACGGCACACCACACCGCACAACGGCACACCACACAGCACAAcggcacaccacaccacacaacggCACACCACACAGAAAACGGCACACCACACAGCACAACGGCACCACACCACAACGGCACACCACACGCACAACGGCACACCACACCGCACAACGGCACACCACACCGCACAACGGCACACCACACAGCACAACGGCACACCACACCGCACAACGGCACACCACACCGCACAACGGCACACCACACAGCACAACGGCACACCACACCGCACAACGGCACACCACACCGCACAACGGCACACCACACCGCACAACGGCACACCACACAGCACAACGGCACACCACCACGCCAAGCCACACACAGCACAACGGCACCACACACAGCACAACGGCACACCACACCGCACAACGGCACACCACACCGCACAAcggcacaccacaccacacaacggCACACCATGCCGCACAACCCAAAATAACACCACACAACGCTATGGAACGCAACACTGCACAACACAACACCCCAGCCCACCCCACCTCACAACACAATACATCACCACAGCACACAACACCACACAGCACCCATTGTTTTAGAGATATCGGTAACagttagggtttttttttatagatgtaTAAAAAAAGGTGCAAAGATACTAAATATGGTGCACAGTTACTCGTCAGAGTGCATAGCTCTGTGATCAGGGTGACCCTaaagctaaccctaaccctaagcctaacgTCATGCCGCAGAACACAAACACCACATTGCACAACACAACGGCATACTAGACTTCACACAAATACCAAACTATGAACCACTCCGACCACATCCACCACATCCAGCAGCAATCAGCTATTTTTCGTGCTCCTACCTACGCAACATTTATTGTCCATTCTCGACTTTTAGTTTTGTCTTTCTCTCACATGCGTCTGTCACATCAATTCTTCCTCCTACAGTTCGCTATTTATTGCGCTCTGTTGAATTACCTTTATCACTCTTCCCAGTCCAGGGCTAGCCAGGTAAAAACAGTGGCGGCCTAGCCACGAAACCCACAAAGTGCTTCCTCGACAGCCGGGAACCCCAACCACCGGACTGAGTTCATTTGGTACCGAGTTGCACTTTTTGGGCCGTCACAGTCTGCAAGGTGTctctgcattttatatatatatatatatatcatatcatatatattatatacgaaataattaagaaggcacatggctcagtggttagagcatgggGTTTATAATCGTGAGatagtgggttcgattcccggaccggattgtgtgttgtgttcttgaacaagacacattatttcactttgctccagttcattca of Octopus sinensis unplaced genomic scaffold, ASM634580v1 Contig18895, whole genome shotgun sequence contains these proteins:
- the LOC115231782 gene encoding histidine-rich glycoprotein-like; translated protein: LNNTAQRHTTPHNGTPHRTTAHHTTQRHHTTPHNGTPHAQRTPHPQRHTTTAQRHTTPHNGTPHSTHRAHQPTHNGTPHSTKPAHHTPHNGTTAHHTAQRHTTQHNGTPHRTTAHHTAQRHTTPHNGTPHRTTAHHTAQRHTTQHNGTPHHTTAHHTENGTPHSTTAPHHNGTPHAQRHTTPHNGTPHRTTAHHTAQRHTTPHNGTPHRTTAHHTAQRHTTPHNGTPHRTTAHHTAQRHTTQHNGTPPRQATHSTTAPHTAQRHTTPHNGTPHRTTAHHTTQRHTMPHNPK